Proteins from one Apis cerana isolate GH-2021 linkage group LG11, AcerK_1.0, whole genome shotgun sequence genomic window:
- the LOC107998515 gene encoding leucine-rich melanocyte differentiation-associated protein: protein MAEQSQQDFNRSALTVRYGRAWYTGQRAEKIPGGLVGVVGDNCTSLDLSYNELTSITAVKYFENLQELILDNNKLRDLKTLPPILNLTTLSLNNNKITDIDNALRRIQECCPKVMYVSLLGNPGCPDQLTNPTSTDDEDYNRYRLYAIYTLPSTLRFLDSRPVTMQERKDAERRGKYSRTIKMVPDLSQKFVSNTIEDFDDIFFNIHYTPLPRSIRNPLDHKGAFGKCKYRYSGKNSEGNRFISNNDL, encoded by the exons ATGGCGGAACAGAGCCAACAAGATTTTAATAGAAGTGCATTGACAGTTCGATATGGACGG GCTTGGTACACAGGACAACGGGCAGAAAAGATACCTGGAGGATTAGTGGGTGTCGTTGGTGATAATTGTACAAGTTTAGATCTCTCTTATAATGAACTAACCTCCATTACTGCTGTTAAATACTTCGAAAACCTACAGGAACTGAtactcgataataataaacttcgGGATTTAAAGACATTACCTCCTATACTAAATTTGACTACTCTCAGTTTAAACAATAACAAG atAACAGATATAGACAACGCATTGAGGAGAATACAAGAATGTTGTCCAAAAGTAATGTACGTGAGTTTACTGGGTAATCCAGGATGTCCCGATCAGTTAACGAATCCAACGTCAACCGATGACGAGGATTATAATCGTTATAGACTCTATGCTATATATACGTTACCTTCGACACTTCGATTTTTGGATTCACGTCCAGTGACGATGCAGGAACGAAAAGATGCCGAAAGACGAGGAAAATATTCGAGGACTATTAAAATGGTTCCAGATTTATCACAGAAATTCGTTTCAAATACAATCGAAGATTTCGATGatatattcttcaatattcattatacTCCTTTGCCAAGATCAATCCGCAATCCCCTTGATCACAAag GAGCAtttggaaaatgtaaatatcgatattctgGAAAGAATTCAGAAGGAAACCGGTTCATTTCTAATAATGATCTTTGA
- the LOC107998527 gene encoding uncharacterized protein LOC107998527 gives MWNSIKINNDTYMISIIHKNDTIKVFLTNLIEIWIETLTKEIILDRCRKLNPLLNVETIDCYDIALNILSNMSEYIVEASIKHIKLRAQIDGGSIKFSVNLEKGTSQDFWEIITKPLYISSMEIIRQHKFLLDLIKKKDKEIAEYKAEGAELIRKNIETKFFTEEQFKIDIPIPNIIDYTNTFQRMMNFYNELNFYDITFKESTSNDHNEIQKTEKLKQNLTSSIQNDIPNDNKNISNIEDMKKNTGTTFSENKKKNVTNKKVINKIGTANLTYRPVKILKKEPEHLPEMLPRRGNNKIKRKRCRQCTANGLRKETNYFCPGCKDNPGLCLGKCFKEYHKLI, from the exons ATGTggaatagtataaaaataaataatgatacttATATGATttctattatacataaaaatgatacaatcaaagtttttttaacTAATCTTATTGAAATATGGATAGAAAcattaacaaaagaaattattttagacaGATGTCGG aaattaaaccCACTTTTAAATGTTGAAACTATTGATTGCTATGATATTGCATTGAACATTTTAAGTAATATGTCAGAATATATTGTGGAAGCatctataaaacatataaaattacgaGCTCAAATAGATGGtggttcaataaaattttctgtaaatttagaaaaaggcACATCTCAAGATTTTTGGGAAATTATAACTAAacctttatatatatcatcaatggaaattattcgtcagcataaatttcttttagatttaataaaaaaaaaggataaagaaaTTGCAGAATATAAAGCAGAAGGCGCTGAATTAATAAGAA aaaatattgaaacaaaattttttacggaggaacaatttaaaatagatattcctataccaaatattattgattatacaaACACATTCCAAAgaatgatgaatttttataatgaactgaatttctatgatataacatttaaagaaTCAACAAg caatgatcataatgaaatacagaaaacagaaaaattgaaacagaaTTTAACAAGTTCAATCCAGAATGACATTcctaatgataataaaaatatatctaatattgaggatatgaaaaaaaacacaGGAACTACATTTTcagagaataaaaagaaaaatgtaactaataaaaaagtaattaataaaattggaacTGCAAATTTGACATATAGACctgtcaaaatattaaaaaaag AACCTGAACATCTACCTGAAATGTTACCTAGAcgaggaaataataaaataaaaagaaaaagatgtcGACAATGCACTGCTAATGGTTTacgaaaagaaacaaattatttctgtCCTGGCTGTAAAGATAATCCTGGTTTATGTTTaggaaaatgttttaaagaatatcataaacttatatga
- the LOC114577629 gene encoding uncharacterized protein LOC114577629 isoform X2 — translation MDVFKNRQRYKHYTCLCFSVMGQRRFRVSMGVLIAPKTGDASIKIIPQMKKHTTISDESSKSFISTISERHAIKQNALIIESNYNSINSMNKDSHNHSVTENTISDEMSNSTIHDSCQFPYYRSNKSNGCPDAVLVKDIGVSCMLLNQNTSEISPETKTIVKHLKKEYNDLSNITSKITTYTKDILSHLSKKNQKKQQFLKNLVSSKHAMASQYIDTEGNLCLKLRLFSNAETQCITQQDVKNFNSILSKDGYNIKKLCSKHSQISSKESIKINNTKKNSKYEKDIQTLVPCQENETNTSSSTSPSASSVFNYLILSKKRRSNEFLNSKPNKFGDMHKHNRHLKNFIDKDGKDHLKIRNPILFTNWKEISKSKSKNKTFFSESQQTTNTKNKILQGDNMINNISNTKFHTVNIRIIKKSKKNV, via the exons ATGGATGTTTTTAAAAACCGACAAAGATACAAACATTATACATGTCTCTGTTTTTCAGTAATGGGACAGAGAAGATTTAGAGTTTCG ATGGGTGTCCTTATTGCTCCGAAAACAGGAGATGCATCAATTAAGATTATACCACAAATGAAGAAACATACTACCATTTCTGATGAATCttctaaaagttttatttccaCAATATCAGAAAGACATGCAATTAAACAAAATGCTTTGATTATTGAATCGAATTACAATTCCATTAACAGTATGAACAAAGATTCACATAATCATTCAGTAacagaaaatacaatttctgATGAAATGAGTAATTCTACGATTCATGATAGCTGTCAGTTTCCTTATTAtag GAGTAATAAAAGTAATGGATGTCCAGATGCAGTTTTGGTAAAGGATATAGGTGTATCGTGTATgcttttaaatcaaaatacttCTGAAATATCTCCTGAAACAAAAACTATTGTTAAACAccttaaaaaagaatacaatgaTTTGTCTAACATTACAAGTAAAATAACTACATATACAAAAGACATATTAAgtcatttatcaaaaaaaaatcaaaaaaagcagcaatttcttaaaaatttg GTATCTTCAAAACATGCAATGGCATCTCAGTATATAGATACTGAAGGTAATCtctgtttaaaattaagactTTTTAGTAATGCTGAAACTCAATGTATTACTCAACAAGATGTTAAGAATTTCAATAGTATATTAAGCAAAGatggatataatattaagaaattatgtagtaaacatt ctCAAATTTCAAGTaaagaaagtataaaaataaataatacgaaaaaaaattcaaaatatgaaaaagacaTTCAAACATTGGTTCCGTGTCaagaaaacgaaacaaatacTTCGAGTTCAACATCACCTAGTGCATCTTCAGTATTTAATTACTTGATATtgagtaaaaaaagaagatcaaatgaatttttaaattctaaaccTAACAAATTTGGTGATATGCATAAACATAATAGacatcttaaaaatttcattgataaagaTGGCAaagatcatttaaaaatacgtaatccaatattatttactaattggaaagaaatttcaaaatcaaaatccaaaaataaaacttttttcagtGAATCACAACAAACG actaatacaaaaaataaaattttacaaggaGATAATATGATCAACAATATATCTAATACCAAGTTTCACACAGTTaatatacgtattataaaaaaaagtaaaaaaaatgtataa
- the LOC114577629 gene encoding uncharacterized protein LOC114577629 isoform X1, translating into MGVLIAPKTGDASIKIIPQMKKHTTISDESSKSFISTISERHAIKQNALIIESNYNSINSMNKDSHNHSVTENTISDEMSNSTIHDSCQFPYYRSNKSNGCPDAVLVKDIGVSCMLLNQNTSEISPETKTIVKHLKKEYNDLSNITSKITTYTKDILSHLSKKNQKKQQFLKNLVSSKHAMASQYIDTEAQISSKESIKINNTKKNSKYEKDIQTLVPCQENETNTSSSTSPSASSVFNYLILSKKRRSNEFLNSKPNKFGDMHKHNRHLKNFIDKDGKDHLKIRNPILFTNWKEISKSKSKNKTFFSESQQTTNTKNKILQGDNMINNISNTKFHTVNIRIIKKSKKNV; encoded by the exons ATGGGTGTCCTTATTGCTCCGAAAACAGGAGATGCATCAATTAAGATTATACCACAAATGAAGAAACATACTACCATTTCTGATGAATCttctaaaagttttatttccaCAATATCAGAAAGACATGCAATTAAACAAAATGCTTTGATTATTGAATCGAATTACAATTCCATTAACAGTATGAACAAAGATTCACATAATCATTCAGTAacagaaaatacaatttctgATGAAATGAGTAATTCTACGATTCATGATAGCTGTCAGTTTCCTTATTAtag GAGTAATAAAAGTAATGGATGTCCAGATGCAGTTTTGGTAAAGGATATAGGTGTATCGTGTATgcttttaaatcaaaatacttCTGAAATATCTCCTGAAACAAAAACTATTGTTAAACAccttaaaaaagaatacaatgaTTTGTCTAACATTACAAGTAAAATAACTACATATACAAAAGACATATTAAgtcatttatcaaaaaaaaatcaaaaaaagcagcaatttcttaaaaatttg GTATCTTCAAAACATGCAATGGCATCTCAGTATATAGATACTGAAG ctCAAATTTCAAGTaaagaaagtataaaaataaataatacgaaaaaaaattcaaaatatgaaaaagacaTTCAAACATTGGTTCCGTGTCaagaaaacgaaacaaatacTTCGAGTTCAACATCACCTAGTGCATCTTCAGTATTTAATTACTTGATATtgagtaaaaaaagaagatcaaatgaatttttaaattctaaaccTAACAAATTTGGTGATATGCATAAACATAATAGacatcttaaaaatttcattgataaagaTGGCAaagatcatttaaaaatacgtaatccaatattatttactaattggaaagaaatttcaaaatcaaaatccaaaaataaaacttttttcagtGAATCACAACAAACG actaatacaaaaaataaaattttacaaggaGATAATATGATCAACAATATATCTAATACCAAGTTTCACACAGTTaatatacgtattataaaaaaaagtaaaaaaaatgtataa